In Fibrobacter sp. UWR3, a single window of DNA contains:
- a CDS encoding ATP-dependent helicase C-terminal domain-containing protein, with amino-acid sequence MTYNDLALAEEEGKLEAALAESRNLLIEAPTGSGKSLFIPYFLSKHCKGRVVVLQPRRIAALSLAQFSAKLHNEPCGKTVGYQFRQDSCKSTGTRILFQTYGNFLQELLHGKCDAEWIVFDEYHERKADMDLLFAYFRGAERPRVSRSDQAQAGRGGESEAMPEVLLYDRAERPRIAVMSAALNRSELETVLGVKCLTLGHPLYPVQIINQTPATGNSLVSGVGLDAEVVRALKTLYRNNIWQTTLVFLPGKAEIARCHSAAAEALGQNCAEFLELYGGQDRETQDRIFEVTERPRVIFTTNIAETSITVPNVTGVVDSGIERVSIYDDSEKVSVLRTLPISMQNAIQRSGRSGRTQNGCAIRLWSEESEKRMPRGIIPEVTQIEPSELLLQKAALESLDPISRPTDSFQGDRQEHPRTHCSDVTKRDEGIVLPTAIPEAREQAATKLLEGFGMLKDGAITELGLRAIRTPVSSIPLALLLATANGPQDLPDLLLAALAWIHSGTEYLQKTKYPQDVLTLAADTLSKTVSAPREVTFTLRQLREYRDTLAASRLRCDEGATSQQCDDPNRHTAVERQRDKGIQSAFLCKQLLKAFPDRLATPSGNAYKLANQNVIRLQVSEPPYAILALSMLRTGTTKSELKVNLFAPIAQEMLAGKSAQARYELLWRSGQERFIGVEVSEAANADGSTTELSRKEILTQEAPPKVLEELKKLTVTAWKEKIEKENWSGRYLTESVQTLLTKMRLAAKLYPEYGLPEFNDEDMEIIFDEFADGKFLLRDINEDRYRNIVEDYFGKSMLAWLGKTFPDHFMLPNGKRARYSYQEVATDEMLGGQAVESAEGVLVEISARIEDFMQLRGEHKIADGKLKVRYDILAPNFRTIQKTWDLTGFWQNTYAEVRKELRGRYPKHPWPEKVI; translated from the coding sequence TTTAGCATTAGCCGAAGAAGAAGGCAAGCTTGAAGCGGCTCTTGCGGAGTCGCGCAACTTGTTGATAGAGGCGCCCACAGGGTCGGGCAAGTCGCTGTTTATCCCCTACTTTTTAAGCAAGCACTGCAAGGGGCGCGTCGTCGTACTGCAACCGCGCAGGATTGCGGCGCTCTCGCTTGCGCAGTTTTCCGCAAAGTTGCACAACGAGCCCTGCGGTAAAACTGTCGGCTACCAGTTCCGGCAGGACAGTTGCAAGAGTACTGGCACGCGCATTTTATTCCAGACGTACGGAAACTTTCTGCAGGAACTTTTACACGGCAAGTGCGATGCGGAATGGATTGTGTTCGACGAATACCACGAGCGCAAGGCCGACATGGATTTGCTGTTCGCGTATTTTAGGGGAGCCGAACGGCCTCGTGTGAGCCGTAGCGACCAAGCGCAAGCTGGTCGTGGAGGCGAGAGTGAGGCGATGCCGGAGGTTCTTCTTTACGATAGAGCCGAACGGCCTCGTATTGCGGTGATGTCGGCGGCGCTGAACCGCTCCGAACTCGAAACGGTTCTCGGCGTCAAGTGCCTAACGCTCGGCCATCCGCTTTACCCCGTACAGATTATCAACCAGACTCCCGCCACAGGGAACTCGCTCGTCTCGGGCGTGGGCCTTGACGCCGAAGTGGTGCGGGCGCTAAAGACGCTCTACCGCAACAACATCTGGCAGACCACGCTGGTATTTTTACCGGGAAAGGCCGAGATCGCCCGCTGCCACAGCGCCGCCGCCGAAGCGCTCGGGCAAAACTGCGCCGAATTCCTGGAACTATACGGCGGGCAGGACCGCGAAACACAGGACCGTATTTTTGAAGTCACCGAACGCCCGCGGGTCATTTTCACCACGAATATCGCAGAGACATCCATTACCGTCCCGAACGTTACAGGCGTAGTGGATAGCGGCATCGAGCGCGTAAGCATCTACGACGACAGCGAAAAGGTGAGCGTTCTCCGCACGCTCCCCATCTCGATGCAGAACGCCATCCAACGCTCGGGTCGTAGCGGCCGTACGCAGAACGGCTGCGCCATTCGCCTCTGGAGCGAAGAAAGCGAAAAGCGCATGCCGCGCGGAATCATTCCCGAAGTCACGCAGATTGAACCCTCGGAACTGTTGCTGCAGAAAGCGGCACTGGAATCCCTGGACCCTATCAGTCGTCCTACGGACTCCTTCCAGGGTGACAGGCAAGAGCATCCACGGACTCACTGCAGCGACGTGACAAAGCGAGACGAAGGCATAGTTCTTCCTACGGCGATTCCGGAGGCACGCGAGCAGGCCGCCACCAAATTACTTGAGGGTTTCGGAATGCTCAAGGACGGTGCCATTACGGAACTTGGCCTCAGGGCCATCCGCACCCCGGTTTCGAGCATCCCGCTCGCGCTGCTCCTCGCTACGGCAAACGGCCCGCAGGACCTCCCCGACCTGCTTCTCGCAGCGCTCGCGTGGATTCACTCCGGCACGGAGTACCTGCAAAAAACGAAGTACCCGCAAGATGTTTTGACGCTTGCCGCCGACACGCTTTCCAAGACCGTAAGCGCCCCGCGGGAGGTGACGTTTACTCTCCGGCAGTTGCGGGAATACCGTGACACACTTGCCGCTTCGCGGCTTCGGTGTGACGAAGGCGCGACTTCGCAACAGTGTGACGACCCGAATCGTCATACCGCAGTCGAGCGCCAGCGAGACAAGGGTATCCAAAGCGCATTTCTCTGCAAGCAGCTTCTCAAGGCATTCCCGGACAGGCTCGCCACCCCGAGCGGCAATGCATATAAACTTGCAAACCAGAACGTTATCCGGTTGCAGGTCAGCGAACCGCCCTACGCGATTCTCGCTCTCAGCATGCTGCGCACCGGCACCACCAAGTCGGAACTGAAGGTAAACCTGTTTGCCCCTATCGCGCAAGAAATGCTTGCCGGCAAAAGCGCGCAGGCCCGCTACGAACTGCTGTGGCGTAGCGGACAGGAGCGTTTCATCGGGGTCGAAGTTAGCGAAGCCGCAAATGCGGACGGGAGCACTACGGAGCTATCGCGTAAGGAAATCCTCACGCAAGAGGCTCCTCCGAAGGTTCTCGAAGAACTCAAGAAGCTTACCGTCACCGCATGGAAAGAAAAAATCGAGAAGGAAAACTGGAGCGGGCGCTACCTCACCGAATCCGTGCAGACTCTCCTTACCAAGATGCGGCTCGCCGCCAAGCTATACCCGGAATACGGGCTGCCGGAATTCAACGACGAGGACATGGAAATCATCTTCGATGAATTTGCCGACGGGAAATTCCTGCTCCGCGACATCAACGAAGACCGTTACAGGAACATCGTCGAAGATTATTTCGGCAAGTCGATGCTCGCCTGGCTCGGGAAGACATTCCCCGACCATTTTATGCTCCCCAACGGCAAGCGGGCGCGTTACAGTTACCAGGAGGTCGCCACCGACGAGATGCTCGGCGGGCAGGCGGTAGAAAGTGCCGAGGGCGTCCTGGTCGAAATTTCCGCCCGCATCGAAGATTTCATGCAGTTGCGCGGCGAGCACAAAATTGCAGACGGCAAACTGAAAGTGCGCTACGATATCCTGGCACCGAACTTCCGCACCATCCAGAAAACATGGGACCTGACTGGATTCTGGCAGAACACCTACGCCGAAGTGCGCAAGGAACTGCGCGGACGCTACCCGAAGCACCCCTGGCCCGAAAAAGTTATTTAG